The nucleotide window TCCCCATGGCTATGCCGACAACGGCGAGGGGCATGACACCATCAAAATCTGTGAAGACACGGATGGCGATGGCCGTGCGGACAAGTTCACCGTCTTCGCCGACAAGCTGAACCTTCCCACCAGTCTCGTCTTTGCCAACGGCGGTCTTATCATCACGCAGCCGCCGCGTCTGATTTTCCTCAAGGATACCAATGGCGATGACAAAGCGGATGTGCGCAAGGTGCTGATGGATGCGTGGGGTGTGCGTGACACCCATGCCCAGGCCAGCAGCCTCCACTATGGCATCGATGACTGGATCTACGGTTGCGTGGGCTACTCCGGTTTCAAGGGGACGGTGGGCGGCAAGGACATGGAGTTCGCCATGGGCACGTACCGATTCCGACCGGATGGATCCAGCATTGAATTCCTGCATCAGTTCACGAACAACGCCTGGGCGCACAGTGCGAACGAAGCTGGTGACCAGTTCGGTGGCACGGCGAATGGCGCACCTATCTTCTACGGCGGCATTCCGAATTCAGTCTTCCCGCAGGGGATGAGGCCTGTGACCGCACGGAAGATCAACGTGGTGGACAAGTGCCACGCCATCACCACGAACTATCGCCAGGTGGATGTCTTCGGCGGTTACACCTCGGCGGCAGGCAGCGCCTTCATAGAATCAGATCGCATGCCGGAGCGTTTCCGTGGCAAGGCCATGGTGTGCGAGCCGACGATGAAAGTCATCGCACTCATGGATGTGCAGCCGCAGGGTGCGGGTTATGTGGCGAAGGACTACATGAACCTGGTGGCCAGCACGGATGAGTGGATGTCGCCCGTGTTCGCGGAAGTCGGACCGGATGGCGCCGTGTGGTTTGCCGACTGGCAGAATTTCATCATCCAACACAACCCCACGCCGAGTCCCGAACGTGGTGGATACAAGGCGGAGACTGGCCCCGGTGGCGCGCATCTCAATGATCTGCGCGATCATGCGCGTGGCCGCATCTACCGCGTCGTGACGAAAGGAACAAATCCGAAGCCGGCTCAGCCTTCGTTGGACGGTGCGACGCAGTGGTCGAGGTTGGCTGCACAGCAGTTCACGAAATTCAGCACGCCTGTCGTACGTGGCACACGAGGTGAGGGCAATACCCCCATTCGGCCGGAGGATATCGATGGATTGCTTACAGAGGTGACGAAGTCGGTCGAGGCTCTCAAAGCACGAGTCACGGCGAATGACGGCAAGCTCTCCGCCCTGCACGCCCTGTGGATTCTCTCCCGCGAAGACGCGCTCGACGAGGCTACCCACAAGGTTGCCCTGCTCGCGAAGGATGCGCGTCTGCGCCGCAACGCCGTGCGTGCCCTGGGTGATGACAGCAAGTCACTTGCGCTCTTCTTCGGTACAGGCGTGGTGTCCGATCCGGACCCGCACACACGGCTCGCTGCATTCGTAAAGCTGGCGACCTTTCCCACGACACCGGAGATCAAGACGCTGGTGTCGCGCATCAGCTCGGATGCTACTTTGAAGCAGGACGAGTGGCTGGCAGACGCTCTGCGCATCCTGACGAAGAAGCACGGGGCAAATGCCTGGAAAGAAGGGCCAAACCTGCTGCCCAATCCCGGATTTGAGGAACTCGCGGAGAATGGCCTGCCGAAAGGATGGATGCGACGCGACTATGGCAGGAGACCTGGTAACGAAAAGGCTGAGTGGAAGGGGACGAGTGCTCCAGATCGCGCTCACGGTGGCCAGAAGTTTGTGCGCATCATCACGCGCGATGATGCGGATACCAGCCTGTATGCAGACGTTCCGCTCAAACCGAATACGCGGTACCGCCTGAGCGCCTGGGTGCGAGCGCACGCGCTGAAGGGCAAGGTGAGCCTGAATGATCACATCGGCCGTGCTGAGACGGAGAAGCTCACTGCCAAGGAAAGCGACTGGGTAGAGGTGGAGACCATTTTCGACAGCAAGGAACGCACAAAGGCGAGCATCAACCTGCTGCATGTGGCGAAGGGCGATGGCTACTTCGACGACGTGAAACTCTGCGAACTCCTGCCGGTGCAGGATGCTGAGGAGAAGGTACTGGCGGGCAGCGCGAAACGCGGGGAGGACATCTTCTGGAAACATCCCGTGGCTGCCTGCATGAATTGCCATGTGCTCGGCGGAAAGGGCAGCCCGGTCGGACCCGCGCTGGATGGTATCGCCTCGCGCAAAGACGAAGCCTATCTGTGGAAGAGCCTCATCGAGCCAAACGCTGTGCTCGCGGAAGGCTACACCGCCACTCCGGTGTCCCCCATGCCGCCGATGAATCTCATCCTGAAGCCTCAGGAGTTGGAGGACATCAAGGCCTTCATCCTTTCGCTGAAATAATCGGGCTGTCTCCAGCTTTCCTACGCACACGCATGAACTTGCATCCTTCCCGCCGTTCGTTTCTCTCGCAGATCCTTGCAGCCGGTGTGGCGCCATGCGTGGTGCCGGCCCATGTGCTGCGCGCGCAGACGGCGCCTTCCAACAAGATCACCCTCGGCGTGCTGGGCACGGGAGCTCAGGGCACGGTGGACATGCGTGCCTTCCTCAATCACGACGACGTGCGGGTGACCGCGCTTTGTGATGTGAACACGCGGAACCTTGAGCGTGCCAAGAACCACGTCAAAGAGCGCTACGGCAGTGCGGATGTGAAGGTCTACAAGGGCTTCCGCGAATTGCATCGCGACAGCTCCATCGATGCGATTCTCATGGCGTTGCCCGTGCACTGGCACAGCATTCCTGCAACAGATGCGGTGCTACAGGGGAAGCACATCTACCATGAGAAGCCGATGGGCATGTCCCTCGCGGAGTCCATGCATGTGCGTGCTGCCGTGAGGAAGAAGGGCGTCGTGTTCCAGTTTGGCACGCAGCAGCGGTCGGACCTGAAGTTTCGCTGGGCATGCGAGCTCGTGCGCAATGGTCGCCTCGGAAAGATGAAGGAGATTCGCGTGGGCGTGCCTGGCGGGAAAAAGGTTGCTGCTTTCGAGGAGCAACCCTTGCCGGACTTCGTGGACTGGGAGCGCTGGGTAGGACCAGCTCCATTCACCGCCTACAGCGAGAAGAAGCTGCAGCGTGACAATCACGAGAACATCACCAACTTCTCACTGGGCATGATCTCCTGCTGGGGCATCCATCATCTGGACATTGCCTCGTGGGGGAATGACACCGACGCCTCGGGTCCCATCCATGTAGAAGGCTCGGGCGAATACCCAGACGGTGGAGGCTGTGATGCGGTATTGAGCTGGAAGCTTCGCTATGAATTCGCGAAGGCCGCACCCATCACCTTTGTGAATGAAGGAAGGGAAAGTATCAGTCATGGGACCACCTTCGAAGGTGAGAATGGCTGGGTGCATGTGAAGCGCGGCGTCATTGCTGCAAGTTCACCAGAGCTGCTGCGCGATCCGGCGAACAAAGCCGGTGCGATGTCCATCAAGCTGCCTGAGAGCCTTGAGCACACACGGAACTTTGTGGACGCGGTGAAGTCTGGTGGCAGCATGAAACCCATCTGCGACATCGAGACCGCGGTGCGCTCAGACACCTTGTGCCAGCTTGCTGCAGTGGCCCTGAAAGCGAAGCGCGCCTTGAAATGGGATCCGGCTGCGGAGAATTTCGGCGAGGACTCGGAAGCGAATGCGTTGCTCGCAGCCCGGCCCTTCCGTGGTGAGTGGAAGTTGCCAGAGCTGGGGTGAGCGCTCTCGGGGGCGCAGTCCTGATTGAGGTTCGAGTTCGCGTGCCTTTCCACGCGAGCCACGACTATCTCCAGCCTTCGTAGAAGCCGATGTTCAGTCGACCGCCACGTCTTTCCGTCTGTTGTGCCAGCATCACCATGTCCGGATCGTCGTAGCCGGACTCGATGGGACGTGGGCGTTGTTGAGTGGCGCGCGTGGGATGCTGCGTAGTGGTGCAGTTGGCCAGCGTCATCGTGAGCATGGCGGCCGCGAGAAGGTAGGAGCAAGCTTTCATTGGCTGGGGGATAATGGCTGCTTGATGGGACGAGTGTACCATACAGGACGGTCTCGTCCATGAGACGTGGGTGCAAATCACGTGCCGCTTTAGCCTGGAAATGAAAGGCCTTTTGCACGATTGCGCGCACGTCCTTCATCCCTGCGGAAAAAAGAAAACCGCCCCGCCGGAGCAAGCTCAACAGCAGGGCGGTTTGAGTCCCACGTGTGCCGTCTGGGCAGCTGGCTGCCGTTCCCAAATAGAGCGACAGGGTGGGGGCCCGCTGGCAGGTACGTCTGCAGTCCAGTTAAGGCGTGGCATAAGCACCAGATGCGCAACCCCCGGTGCTTTCAATTATCGGTTCGGGCCATGTGCGACCCAAAAGACGAGCACTGCAGGAGAGTGGTTTCCGTTTCCGGAAAAATGGGGTGATGTGAAAAGAGCAGAAAGTCTGTTGTCAGCGAATGGTAGCGGGGAGCGTGCCAACCAGTGCCTTGAGCACCCGGCTGTGCGCCTCATCCACTTCCTTCGACTCCAATGTTCGATCTGTGGCGCGATAGGTCAAGCTCCAAGCCACTGACTTTTTGTCGCTTGCAAGCTTCTGTCCTGTCGGATCGGCGAAGACGTCAAACACTTCCGCGCCCGCGAGAAGCGGTTCCTTCTGCGAGGCGAAGAACGCAGCAATCTTGGAGGTGGGAAGATCCGCCGGCACTTCCAGCGCCACGTCACGCGTAATGCTGGGGTAGCGTTGCAGCTCGGTGAACTTCGCCGTGCCTTGTGCGCCTTGCTGCAGCGCGCTCAGGGAAAGCTCCGTGACATAAACCGGATGACGGGCATCGAGTTCACGCACGCGTGCAGGATGCACCTGCGCGATCCAGCCGAGGGTCTTGCTGCCACGTTTCACTTCGGCAGAGAGCAGCCAGCCTTCCAGCGGCTTGGGCACGAGTTCGATGCTGCTACCTGCGATGCCCGGAATGGTTTCCAGTACGCCACGCAGGTGGAACACATCCACGGCGGGACTTTCCTGCTGCGCCCAGCTGGAGGCTTCCGCAGGGCCGCTCATGAGAATTGCCACGCGTTCCTCTTCGCGATTGGTCCCATTCGGATTCATGAGAAACACACGGCCAATCTCGAAGAAACGCAGGCGCTGCAGTCCCTGGCGGATATTCAGCGCGGTGGTGGCGAGCAATCCGGGTACGAGACTGGGGCGCAGCGTGGTGTGATCTTCGCTGAGCGCATTGCGCACGGCCACGGACTTTTCCGGCGTGACTGGCTGGCCGAGCACATCCTTGAGTTGAGACGTGGAGATCAGGCGCAGGGTTTGCGCTTCGTAGAAGCCACGCTCCACCAATGCTTGACGCAGCGTCATGGTGAAGTCGTAGGTGCGATCCGTGGCCTGGGCAGGAGAGAAGGCGCCGGCGGCACGGCTGGGCACGCGGTCCAGCCCCACGACACGCGCGACTTCCTCCACGAGATCGATGGAGCGCTGCAGGTCGAGGCGATGCGACGGGATCTGCCACTTCGAGGAGTCACGTCCCTTCGCGCCCAGCAGCTGCAGGCCCAGAGAGGAGAGCACCTTGTGCATCTCATACCGGTCCAGATCCGGAATGCCGATGAGAGCCTTCGCCTTCAGTTCGTCGAACACGATGTCCTTCACCAGCACGGGCGCCTTGCCTGCGACGATCACTTCTTCGTCCGCTTTGCCGCCTGCGATCTCGACGATCAACTTCGTGGCGAGTGCGGAAGCTTCCAGCACACCCTGGGGATCCACGCCGCGCTCGAAGCGGTAGCTGGAGTCGCTGCTCAGGATGAGGCGGCGCGAGGTGCGGCGCACCTGGCTGGGGGTGAAGTAAGCGGACTCCAGCAGGATGTTCGCGGTCGTTTCCGTCACGCTCGTGGCGTTGCCACCCATCACACCAGCGATGGCTACCGCGCAGGCCTTGTCCGCGATCACGAGGTCATCTGTATTCAGCGTGTAGCTGTTGCCATCCAGCGCTACCAGACTCTCACCTTCGGAAGCGTGGCGCACGATGATGCCGCCCTCCAGCTTGTCCATGTCGAAGGCATGCAGCGGCTGGCCCACTTCGAGCAGCACGTAGTTGGTGATGTCCACCACGTTGTTGATGGGGCGCAGGCCCACGCTCTCCAGGCGGCGGCGCAGCCACTCGGGGCTGGGACCCACCTTCACGCCACGGATGTAGCGGGCGGTGTAGTAGGGGCACGCATCCGGAGCATCAAGACGTACCTGGCTCTTCGAAGCTTTTTCCTGCTCAGGCAGTTCGGGTGCCGGTGCGGACTTCAGTGCCTTGCCAGTGAGGGCTGCGAGTTCACGCGCGAGTCCGGAATGGCTGAGCAAGTCCGAGCGGTTTGGCGTGATCTCCAGATCGAACACCACATCCGGCGGTACGATTTCCTTGAAGAGGCTGCCCACTTTCAGGGCAGGATCCAGAATGAGCAGGCCGCTGTGGTCTTCGCCAATGCCGAGTTCGCGACCGCTGCACATCATGCCGTTGGACTGCACATCGCGGAGCTTGCCCTCCTTGATTTCGATGCCTCCCGGCAGCTTCGCACCGGGGAGGGCGAGGGGGACCTTGTCTCCCACCTTGTAGTTCTTCGCGCCACAGACGATCTGCCGCTTGGTGCCACTGCCGTCATCCACTTGGGCTACGCTGAGACGGTCGGCATTCGGGTGTTGCACCGACTCCAGGATCTGCGCCACCACGATCTTGTCCGTGTCCACCCCTCGCACTTCAATGCCTTCCACTTCAATGCCGGCAAAGGTCAGCAGATCGCGCAGCGATTCCACGGACGCATCGGCCAGGTCGAGGTGCGTCTTGAGCCAGGAGAGGGAGACTTTCATGAACGGGGAGAATCCAGAGTTGCGTCCCCAAATCGGGGGCGGGATCTCCGCGTCCAATTCTGGGGGGAAGATAGGTACGGAAGGCGGGGCTTTGGGCAAGGGGAAAAGCAATTCGCCGGGAGCAACCGGGTGGGGCGAGTGAGCCGGCCTTGACCTGTGCAACAAAGGTTTCACAATGACCCACCGGTGGGCGCATCGCAGAAATCCGCCGCTGCTCTTCAATCATGACCGGTCTCACTTCCACCCGCGATCAGGCACCGCGAGGCTCTCTCAAGGTGCATGGAGTTCCCTGGCTCCGGATGAAAGTGGGTATCAGTCTCCTGTTGGTGGCGCACTTCGCCACCATGCTGCTGATGGTGGGCACCACGGAAGGGGGGCGCTATACGGCCCCGCCGCTGCTGCAAAAGGCCGCCGTCCCCGCGATGCCGTACGTGCGCTT belongs to Roseimicrobium gellanilyticum and includes:
- a CDS encoding PVC-type heme-binding CxxCH protein is translated as MKRLLVLLHFCALVSFTQAADGPIRVLYVDPYAIEQSTPGPLHEAMEALGREAIWFDYVNDDKQCKTDLLKHYDVVCERRKSDAPSKLNANGILATINGRVLRAIPVEDLNTAQEIREKVFAALLPERKVAWEAFLKIREPEKREANPNVANYEKRPEAITYQFPMSVKASMQRTQVPADMELQLFASEPDIAKPIAMAWDQRGRCWIAETRDYPHGYADNGEGHDTIKICEDTDGDGRADKFTVFADKLNLPTSLVFANGGLIITQPPRLIFLKDTNGDDKADVRKVLMDAWGVRDTHAQASSLHYGIDDWIYGCVGYSGFKGTVGGKDMEFAMGTYRFRPDGSSIEFLHQFTNNAWAHSANEAGDQFGGTANGAPIFYGGIPNSVFPQGMRPVTARKINVVDKCHAITTNYRQVDVFGGYTSAAGSAFIESDRMPERFRGKAMVCEPTMKVIALMDVQPQGAGYVAKDYMNLVASTDEWMSPVFAEVGPDGAVWFADWQNFIIQHNPTPSPERGGYKAETGPGGAHLNDLRDHARGRIYRVVTKGTNPKPAQPSLDGATQWSRLAAQQFTKFSTPVVRGTRGEGNTPIRPEDIDGLLTEVTKSVEALKARVTANDGKLSALHALWILSREDALDEATHKVALLAKDARLRRNAVRALGDDSKSLALFFGTGVVSDPDPHTRLAAFVKLATFPTTPEIKTLVSRISSDATLKQDEWLADALRILTKKHGANAWKEGPNLLPNPGFEELAENGLPKGWMRRDYGRRPGNEKAEWKGTSAPDRAHGGQKFVRIITRDDADTSLYADVPLKPNTRYRLSAWVRAHALKGKVSLNDHIGRAETEKLTAKESDWVEVETIFDSKERTKASINLLHVAKGDGYFDDVKLCELLPVQDAEEKVLAGSAKRGEDIFWKHPVAACMNCHVLGGKGSPVGPALDGIASRKDEAYLWKSLIEPNAVLAEGYTATPVSPMPPMNLILKPQELEDIKAFILSLK
- a CDS encoding Gfo/Idh/MocA family protein translates to MNLHPSRRSFLSQILAAGVAPCVVPAHVLRAQTAPSNKITLGVLGTGAQGTVDMRAFLNHDDVRVTALCDVNTRNLERAKNHVKERYGSADVKVYKGFRELHRDSSIDAILMALPVHWHSIPATDAVLQGKHIYHEKPMGMSLAESMHVRAAVRKKGVVFQFGTQQRSDLKFRWACELVRNGRLGKMKEIRVGVPGGKKVAAFEEQPLPDFVDWERWVGPAPFTAYSEKKLQRDNHENITNFSLGMISCWGIHHLDIASWGNDTDASGPIHVEGSGEYPDGGGCDAVLSWKLRYEFAKAAPITFVNEGRESISHGTTFEGENGWVHVKRGVIAASSPELLRDPANKAGAMSIKLPESLEHTRNFVDAVKSGGSMKPICDIETAVRSDTLCQLAAVALKAKRALKWDPAAENFGEDSEANALLAARPFRGEWKLPELG
- the pheT gene encoding phenylalanine--tRNA ligase subunit beta → MKVSLSWLKTHLDLADASVESLRDLLTFAGIEVEGIEVRGVDTDKIVVAQILESVQHPNADRLSVAQVDDGSGTKRQIVCGAKNYKVGDKVPLALPGAKLPGGIEIKEGKLRDVQSNGMMCSGRELGIGEDHSGLLILDPALKVGSLFKEIVPPDVVFDLEITPNRSDLLSHSGLARELAALTGKALKSAPAPELPEQEKASKSQVRLDAPDACPYYTARYIRGVKVGPSPEWLRRRLESVGLRPINNVVDITNYVLLEVGQPLHAFDMDKLEGGIIVRHASEGESLVALDGNSYTLNTDDLVIADKACAVAIAGVMGGNATSVTETTANILLESAYFTPSQVRRTSRRLILSSDSSYRFERGVDPQGVLEASALATKLIVEIAGGKADEEVIVAGKAPVLVKDIVFDELKAKALIGIPDLDRYEMHKVLSSLGLQLLGAKGRDSSKWQIPSHRLDLQRSIDLVEEVARVVGLDRVPSRAAGAFSPAQATDRTYDFTMTLRQALVERGFYEAQTLRLISTSQLKDVLGQPVTPEKSVAVRNALSEDHTTLRPSLVPGLLATTALNIRQGLQRLRFFEIGRVFLMNPNGTNREEERVAILMSGPAEASSWAQQESPAVDVFHLRGVLETIPGIAGSSIELVPKPLEGWLLSAEVKRGSKTLGWIAQVHPARVRELDARHPVYVTELSLSALQQGAQGTAKFTELQRYPSITRDVALEVPADLPTSKIAAFFASQKEPLLAGAEVFDVFADPTGQKLASDKKSVAWSLTYRATDRTLESKEVDEAHSRVLKALVGTLPATIR